One Malus domestica chromosome 11, GDT2T_hap1 genomic region harbors:
- the LOC103447827 gene encoding uncharacterized protein, whose amino-acid sequence MRQYTIVAIWKHKRRRRHRESSHNFQWSTRSTKFVLSQPTLPRKFRITNGGLISFGSSLEMFDYFYKSLHYWPIDLNVNKLLLIRMQNKSETRGKLVFISSEYDDESFSSLTLGEKEACIQKMQLPRTLVHIEACHQRE is encoded by the exons ATGCGACAGTACACCATTGTCGCAATTTGGAAGCACAAACGACGACGGAGACACCGAGAAAGTTCTCATAATTTCCAATGGTCAACAAGAAGTACCAAATTTGTACTTAGCCAACCGACCCTACCAAG GAAATTTAGAATCACAAATGGGGGCCTTATTTCATTTGGGTCGTCTTTGGAAATGTTCGACTACTTCTATAAGTCCCTCCATTATTGGCCTATTGATCTCAATGTCAATAAG CTATTGCTTATCAGAATGCAAAACAAGAGTGAAACAAGAGGAAAATTAGTTTTCATTTCTTCTGA ATACGATGATGAAAGCTTTTCTTCACTCACCCTTGGAGAAAAAGAGGCATGCATACAAAAGATGCAACTGCCTAGAACCTTGGTTCACATTGAAGCATGTCATCAAAGGGAGTAG